One genomic region from Flexistipes sp. encodes:
- a CDS encoding S41 family peptidase, whose translation MNNKKKLIPILFAFVIITASVFATFTVKITDVYAAKKENRYENLETLTDAINIIEKNYVEDVKMETLIQGAVKGMLSELDPHSSYLTPEMFKEFKVETKGEFGGLGITISIKDNILTIISPIEDTPADKAGLEAGDKIIKIEGKPTTNITLEEAVDKLRGKPGTKVTITIFREGKDRPFDVTITRDIITIKAVKSKVIDNLGYLRLTQFKQEASKEMSTALVELKKQDVNGLILDLRNNPGGLLSEAVRVSSIFLPEDKTVVYTKDRDGTEKHLKTRETGTNAEDIPMVVLINEGSASASEIVSGALQDYKRALVIGQTSFGKASVQTIIPMGNDSAIKITTARYYTPKGRSIQNVGIKPDIMVKQGTVNYEEGHPFLKESDLENHLINGKINKNRQNRSDNVTVTDNKTLEDDLQLKFAVDMLKGLIIYGQEKAAR comes from the coding sequence ATGAATAATAAAAAGAAACTGATTCCGATACTGTTTGCTTTTGTAATAATTACAGCATCGGTCTTCGCAACTTTTACTGTTAAAATAACCGACGTATATGCTGCAAAGAAAGAAAACAGGTACGAGAATCTCGAAACACTTACCGATGCCATTAATATTATCGAGAAAAATTATGTTGAAGATGTGAAAATGGAAACCCTCATTCAGGGTGCCGTAAAAGGTATGTTGTCTGAGCTGGATCCTCACTCCTCGTATCTAACACCTGAAATGTTCAAAGAGTTCAAAGTTGAAACCAAAGGCGAATTCGGCGGCCTTGGTATCACGATAAGTATAAAGGACAACATACTGACTATCATTTCCCCCATTGAAGATACCCCTGCCGACAAAGCCGGTTTGGAAGCTGGCGATAAAATAATAAAAATTGAAGGTAAACCCACAACAAACATTACACTCGAGGAAGCAGTTGACAAACTGAGGGGCAAGCCTGGGACAAAGGTTACCATTACAATTTTCCGTGAAGGCAAAGATAGGCCTTTTGACGTAACAATAACCCGTGACATCATCACAATTAAAGCCGTCAAGTCAAAAGTCATAGATAACCTGGGATACTTAAGATTAACTCAATTTAAGCAGGAAGCATCAAAAGAAATGTCAACAGCATTGGTGGAACTGAAAAAGCAAGATGTTAATGGCCTTATACTTGACTTGAGGAACAACCCGGGCGGACTTTTATCAGAGGCTGTGCGTGTTTCAAGCATTTTTCTTCCTGAAGATAAAACCGTTGTCTACACCAAAGACAGAGACGGAACGGAAAAACATCTTAAAACGCGGGAAACTGGCACCAACGCGGAGGATATTCCCATGGTCGTGCTTATAAACGAAGGCAGTGCTTCTGCCTCGGAAATTGTATCAGGAGCGCTTCAGGATTACAAACGTGCATTGGTGATAGGACAGACATCCTTTGGCAAAGCTTCGGTACAAACAATAATACCTATGGGGAACGATTCAGCAATAAAAATAACCACGGCAAGGTATTACACCCCCAAAGGACGATCCATACAGAATGTAGGCATAAAGCCTGATATTATGGTAAAACAGGGTACGGTAAATTATGAAGAGGGGCATCCGTTTTTAAAAGAAAGTGATCTGGAGAACCATCTGATTAATGGAAAAATTAACAAAAACAGGCAAAACAGAAGTGACAATGTAACCGTTACGGACAATAAAACACTTGAAGATGACCTGCAGTTAAAATTTGCCGTTGATATGTTAAAAGGATTGATAATTTATGGCCAGGAAAAAGCAGCCAGGTAA
- a CDS encoding murein hydrolase activator EnvC family protein, producing the protein MSKAVSLLLFAIIPLLSAAVSINDITSANKYLEKLKNEINREEKELKTIKNTREKILKNVRHIEKKISYNEEVLEKLNERMSKLKKNKQKLTQEIRETNKEIDRLKSRLKRSNIYIIDNKGYTKLKLLMFSQTYHNTIKNMEILEKINNKLLDEIKELKKATQKIEDLKAKYDTAESNLKNIYAMKNNVSEELVNQKIKYKQTLALLKEDKKSKEEYIEILNEKRNALQKKIEELEKSENKSDSISESGFAKAKGTLPWPAEGKVIEEFGPKKIEGFRGKVFNKGIKIALESEGIKSVFDGTVKYVDWIRGYGNIIIVKHDKNYYTLYANLDKIYVSTGQEVLGGEQIGSININSGNKKSTLYFEVRKQNEAVNPSLWLK; encoded by the coding sequence ATGAGTAAGGCAGTTTCACTCCTTTTGTTTGCGATTATTCCGCTTTTAAGTGCAGCCGTGTCAATAAATGATATAACCTCGGCAAACAAATATTTGGAAAAACTGAAAAATGAAATAAACAGAGAAGAAAAAGAACTTAAAACAATTAAAAACACAAGAGAAAAAATATTAAAAAATGTCAGACATATCGAAAAAAAAATATCATATAACGAAGAAGTCCTTGAAAAACTTAACGAAAGGATGTCAAAGCTTAAAAAAAACAAACAAAAATTAACACAGGAAATAAGAGAGACGAACAAAGAAATTGACCGGCTTAAATCCCGTCTAAAACGAAGCAATATATATATCATCGACAATAAAGGATATACCAAACTTAAACTGCTTATGTTCTCGCAAACATACCATAATACTATAAAAAATATGGAAATTCTGGAAAAAATTAATAACAAACTCCTTGATGAAATTAAAGAATTGAAAAAGGCAACCCAAAAAATCGAGGACCTTAAGGCAAAATATGATACTGCAGAATCAAATCTTAAAAATATCTATGCAATGAAAAATAATGTGTCCGAAGAGCTTGTAAATCAGAAAATTAAATATAAACAAACTCTTGCACTACTCAAAGAAGACAAAAAAAGCAAGGAAGAATACATAGAAATTCTGAATGAAAAGCGCAATGCACTGCAGAAAAAAATTGAAGAACTTGAAAAGAGTGAGAATAAAAGTGACAGTATTTCCGAAAGCGGCTTCGCCAAAGCAAAAGGTACACTCCCATGGCCGGCCGAAGGAAAAGTAATAGAAGAATTCGGACCTAAAAAAATCGAGGGTTTCAGAGGAAAGGTTTTCAATAAAGGAATTAAGATTGCACTGGAATCCGAAGGGATAAAATCCGTTTTTGACGGTACTGTTAAATATGTAGACTGGATAAGGGGTTATGGAAATATAATCATTGTAAAACACGACAAAAATTATTATACTCTCTACGCAAATCTTGACAAAATATATGTAAGCACAGGTCAGGAGGTATTAGGAGGGGAACAGATAGGTTCCATTAATATTAACTCTGGAAATAAAAAATCTACACTCTATTTTGAAGTAAGAAAACAAAATGAAGCTGTAAACCCTTCTTTATGGCTTAAGTAA
- a CDS encoding cell division protein FtsX, with translation MTKFLFLIKRGFNFFSTNISLNLASILTTTTILFVFHIFFTMSVSLDSFFSELTNIQSIRLYLKTEDTKKIDEFMKKVRKLETVKEVKYYSPAETLKYLRKNTNNINYLNNIPAEYFPHFIEAKIKEEYKNLENIRELEETLNDYEIIDVASYGEKWIVNFTTLNYSMKFFLFILTALLAAALSTILYNTIKINLYRYIDEIKIYSLVGASRTFIILPILISVMIESTISYLAATGLSFGAFYLLNEKLLHNIGIYLIELPDIFMLLIIFAVLLCVSILAGFISIKTFLNNMGAINE, from the coding sequence ATGACAAAGTTTTTATTTTTGATTAAAAGAGGATTTAATTTTTTTTCCACTAATATCTCTCTTAATCTTGCCTCAATTCTTACAACTACCACCATTCTGTTTGTATTCCATATATTCTTTACAATGAGTGTTTCCCTGGACAGTTTTTTTTCTGAATTGACCAATATCCAATCCATCAGGCTTTATTTAAAAACTGAGGATACGAAAAAAATAGATGAGTTTATGAAAAAAGTACGAAAACTGGAGACTGTAAAGGAAGTAAAATATTATTCTCCTGCCGAAACACTTAAATACTTACGTAAAAACACCAATAATATAAACTATTTAAACAATATCCCCGCCGAATATTTTCCTCATTTTATTGAAGCAAAAATAAAAGAAGAATACAAAAACCTGGAAAATATCAGGGAGCTGGAAGAAACACTCAATGATTACGAAATTATAGATGTTGCTTCCTACGGGGAAAAGTGGATTGTAAATTTTACGACACTCAATTACAGTATGAAATTTTTCCTCTTCATATTAACGGCTCTTCTTGCAGCTGCTCTTTCAACCATACTTTACAATACTATAAAAATAAATCTTTACAGATATATAGACGAAATTAAAATTTACAGTCTGGTGGGAGCTTCACGGACATTCATCATTCTTCCCATTCTGATTTCCGTTATGATAGAATCCACAATCAGCTATTTAGCGGCTACCGGTCTTTCTTTCGGAGCTTTTTATCTGCTTAATGAAAAACTATTGCATAATATCGGAATCTATTTAATTGAGCTGCCGGATATTTTCATGCTGCTGATAATTTTCGCAGTCCTGCTGTGTGTGTCTATTCTGGCCGGGTTTATAAGTATAAAAACTTTTCTTAATAACATGGGTGCAATAAATGAGTAA
- a CDS encoding cell division ATP-binding protein FtsE — MIKVYNLSVAFLGEKKALDNVSFKIPKGEFVYITGESGAGKTTLLRLFYADILPSRGIVLISNKDISNITKKSTPFLRRNIGVIFQDFKLLENKSVYENVKLALEVFYLEKNNMENRILPLLRRLGIYSRRSTLVRKLSGGEKQRVAIARALINNPAIILADEPTGNLDQAKAEDIIDLLYDTAKSGTTVIVATHDPNVLNRYKDARVLELKNGKIIKDTHNI; from the coding sequence ATGATAAAAGTTTATAATCTCAGCGTAGCTTTTCTTGGCGAAAAAAAGGCACTGGACAATGTCTCATTTAAAATCCCTAAAGGTGAATTTGTCTATATAACCGGCGAAAGCGGTGCAGGAAAAACAACATTGTTGAGACTCTTTTATGCAGATATCCTGCCGTCAAGGGGTATAGTTCTCATATCCAATAAAGATATCTCAAATATCACAAAAAAAAGCACCCCTTTTTTAAGGCGTAATATAGGTGTAATTTTCCAGGATTTTAAGTTGCTTGAAAACAAGTCTGTTTATGAGAATGTCAAGCTTGCACTCGAAGTTTTCTACCTGGAAAAAAACAATATGGAAAACAGAATTCTGCCTCTATTAAGACGGCTTGGAATATACAGCCGCAGAAGCACACTGGTCAGGAAGCTTTCAGGCGGGGAAAAACAAAGAGTGGCAATAGCCAGAGCATTAATCAATAACCCCGCTATTATTTTAGCAGATGAGCCCACGGGTAATCTTGATCAGGCAAAGGCCGAAGACATAATAGACCTGCTTTATGATACCGCAAAATCCGGAACAACTGTAATTGTCGCAACCCACGACCCTAATGTTTTAAACAGATATAAAGATGCAAGGGTACTGGAACTGAAAAACGGCAAAATAATCAAGGATACGCATAATATATGA
- a CDS encoding response regulator, with protein sequence MSSNHLHIIEDSLLTLHILTNSLEEVYSISVSSDRREFIDFLKRGTSPDIYLIDITLPDIDGFEILKILKGTSSAKVIYSAKTNPELIEKAFELGAHDFIKKPTPVQELKARLSKTLLFFNILKDNKLNLEEVKGTIAHYFGQPLTALGAELYTLKKSLPANELNDSAYSSIKRFEQAFEILVEMYNKFKDIDTPVKVDYLNNKKILDLNGDR encoded by the coding sequence TTGAGTAGCAACCATCTGCATATAATTGAAGATTCCCTTTTAACTCTGCATATCTTAACAAATTCACTTGAAGAAGTTTATTCAATATCGGTGAGTTCTGACAGAAGAGAATTCATTGACTTCCTTAAGCGTGGAACAAGTCCGGACATATACCTGATTGATATAACGCTGCCAGATATAGACGGTTTTGAAATCTTAAAGATTCTCAAAGGCACGAGTTCTGCAAAGGTTATTTATTCAGCAAAAACAAACCCTGAGTTAATAGAAAAAGCTTTTGAACTTGGAGCTCACGATTTTATAAAAAAGCCGACCCCCGTTCAGGAACTGAAGGCAAGACTGTCAAAGACACTTTTATTTTTCAACATCCTGAAAGATAACAAACTGAATCTGGAGGAAGTCAAAGGCACAATTGCCCACTATTTCGGTCAACCCTTGACTGCGCTCGGCGCTGAGCTGTATACGTTAAAAAAATCTTTACCGGCAAATGAACTGAATGATTCTGCATATTCATCAATAAAAAGATTTGAGCAGGCATTTGAAATACTTGTGGAGATGTACAACAAGTTTAAAGATATCGATACTCCGGTAAAAGTTGACTACTTAAACAATAAAAAGATATTGGATTTAAATGGTGACAGGTAA
- a CDS encoding DUF4388 domain-containing protein produces the protein MALKGSIKEFSLVDILQLLSQTSKSGILHITNESQHIKVFIKDGMLVEVKSDSDDFMIKIGNYLTSREFITKERLNELLGKQKKLPVRFGKLLVNEGILSNDELKNILTEITKENFAKVLSIDSGQYNFEQTIVEYNEDERELLDINNILLDVLKDIDELNVYKKKISSFLVKYYKTDTNKKIVVDNNISDEEPVIIVDKTIKLNNDSYLVYNKINGSNSVADIIEQTILPEHFVLKVIYFLIKEKQIAPAQAEKLRTPLLSLKTIQITGLGLLFIAILTVLTMNISTLFSTKLFTFPTEEQRIPEKIYYEQLKEVNSLTYINGETSIDQMNLNHKNYMRYFTIE, from the coding sequence ATGGCTCTTAAAGGATCGATAAAAGAATTCAGCCTTGTGGACATTCTGCAGCTGCTCAGCCAGACATCTAAAAGCGGCATACTTCACATAACGAATGAATCGCAGCATATAAAAGTATTCATAAAAGACGGAATGCTGGTGGAAGTTAAAAGCGATTCCGACGATTTTATGATTAAGATAGGTAATTATCTGACCTCCAGGGAGTTTATCACAAAAGAGCGGCTGAATGAGCTTCTTGGCAAACAGAAAAAACTTCCCGTCAGGTTTGGAAAACTGCTTGTCAATGAAGGGATACTTTCTAATGATGAACTGAAAAACATTCTGACAGAGATTACAAAGGAAAACTTTGCCAAAGTACTTTCAATCGACTCCGGTCAATATAACTTTGAACAAACCATAGTAGAGTACAATGAAGACGAAAGAGAACTCCTGGATATCAACAACATTCTTCTTGATGTATTAAAAGATATCGATGAACTGAATGTCTATAAGAAAAAAATTTCCAGTTTTCTGGTAAAGTACTATAAAACCGATACAAACAAAAAGATAGTAGTGGATAATAATATTTCGGACGAAGAGCCGGTTATTATTGTAGATAAAACGATCAAACTGAATAACGACTCCTACCTGGTATACAATAAAATAAACGGCTCAAACTCTGTAGCAGATATCATAGAACAGACAATACTGCCGGAACATTTTGTTTTAAAAGTTATCTACTTTTTAATAAAAGAAAAACAAATCGCTCCTGCCCAAGCTGAAAAACTGAGAACTCCGCTGCTCAGCTTAAAAACCATTCAAATAACAGGATTAGGCCTGCTTTTTATAGCAATTTTAACTGTGCTGACCATGAATATTTCCACCCTTTTTTCAACAAAACTTTTTACTTTTCCCACGGAGGAACAAAGAATCCCCGAAAAAATTTATTATGAACAATTAAAAGAGGTAAACAGTCTCACTTATATAAATGGAGAAACCAGCATAGATCAAATGAACCTTAATCATAAAAATTATATGAGGTATTTCACAATTGAGTAG
- a CDS encoding helix-turn-helix transcriptional regulator yields MGKEFLNAEEASELLQINEKKLYKLAHDGDIPATKVTGKWLFPFDELVKFLNLSSLKNLKYRYKLTPSAGKLILMTGSDDPLLQLILGWFNKEYPEMLVFYSNVGSRKGLNILKNGLSHIALSHIYDPSEDSYNTEAVKKVDKNNNSFVVVNLFYRDLGFIYRDNKADSFREIADKKLKFINRPHNSGTRILADYILNREKLNPGNIAGYDKEVSTHLEIAEHIAEGKADIGIGNAFYVDLFGLNFDRVKTESFDMVLDKDFYFSEEYQCFLEFLNDETTKSSIDNFKGYSSENTGKIKI; encoded by the coding sequence ATGGGTAAAGAATTCCTGAATGCTGAAGAAGCCTCGGAGTTGCTGCAGATCAACGAGAAAAAACTTTACAAACTTGCTCATGACGGTGACATTCCTGCCACAAAGGTTACGGGGAAATGGCTGTTTCCTTTTGACGAGTTGGTTAAGTTTCTGAACCTCAGCAGCCTTAAAAATCTAAAATACAGGTATAAACTCACACCTTCTGCCGGAAAATTAATACTTATGACGGGTTCTGATGATCCTCTGTTACAGCTTATTTTGGGATGGTTTAATAAGGAATATCCTGAAATGCTGGTGTTTTATTCAAATGTAGGCAGCAGGAAGGGGTTGAATATCCTGAAAAATGGTTTGTCCCACATTGCATTAAGCCATATATATGACCCCTCTGAAGATTCTTACAATACTGAAGCGGTAAAAAAAGTAGATAAAAATAATAACAGTTTTGTCGTTGTAAACCTGTTTTATAGAGATCTCGGTTTTATATACAGAGATAATAAAGCGGATTCATTCAGAGAAATTGCTGATAAGAAATTAAAATTTATCAACAGACCTCATAATTCCGGTACAAGGATATTGGCGGACTATATTCTAAACCGGGAAAAACTCAATCCGGGAAATATCGCCGGATATGATAAAGAAGTTAGCACCCACCTTGAGATAGCGGAACATATTGCTGAAGGTAAAGCCGATATCGGTATTGGTAATGCCTTTTATGTTGATTTATTCGGTCTGAACTTTGACAGAGTTAAAACGGAGAGTTTCGATATGGTGTTGGACAAAGACTTTTATTTCAGTGAAGAATATCAATGTTTTTTAGAGTTTCTTAATGATGAGACAACTAAATCTTCCATAGATAATTTTAAAGGGTATTCATCTGAAAATACGGGAAAAATTAAAATATAA
- a CDS encoding substrate-binding domain-containing protein — protein sequence MRFLLVMLAVSLMSANVFAAEKSFLMATTTSTDNTGLLEYLEPIFEKDTGIDWKWTATGTGKALELGKNCDADILLVHAPPAEKKYINNGYGVYRKEVMYNDFVVVGPPSDPANIKGKDVTEALEAIYDKSETFVSRGDDSGTNKKEILLWDSAGINDYNKKSWYKETGQGMITTLNIATEMNGYTMTDRGTYIKYQSNYDGKAPLQILVEGDKILYNQYSLIPVSKKRCPYVKIKLAEKFIKWMTSDKIQQAIADYRLLNKKLFIPNAK from the coding sequence ATGAGATTTTTGTTAGTTATGTTGGCTGTATCCTTAATGAGTGCAAATGTGTTTGCTGCGGAGAAAAGCTTTCTCATGGCAACAACAACAAGTACCGATAATACCGGCCTTCTTGAGTATCTTGAGCCAATCTTTGAAAAGGATACCGGCATTGACTGGAAATGGACCGCAACGGGCACCGGTAAAGCCCTTGAACTGGGTAAAAACTGCGATGCCGATATTCTGCTTGTTCATGCTCCACCAGCTGAAAAGAAATATATCAACAATGGATACGGTGTATACAGAAAAGAGGTTATGTATAACGATTTCGTAGTTGTAGGACCCCCTTCTGACCCTGCGAATATCAAGGGTAAGGATGTTACGGAGGCGCTTGAAGCCATTTATGATAAAAGTGAAACATTTGTTAGCAGGGGTGATGATTCCGGAACAAACAAGAAAGAAATTTTGCTTTGGGATTCAGCCGGTATAAATGATTACAATAAAAAAAGCTGGTACAAAGAAACCGGACAGGGGATGATAACCACACTTAATATTGCCACTGAAATGAACGGTTACACCATGACAGACCGGGGTACATATATAAAGTACCAGTCGAATTATGACGGCAAAGCTCCGCTGCAGATATTGGTGGAAGGGGATAAAATTCTGTACAATCAGTACAGCCTAATCCCTGTCAGCAAGAAAAGATGTCCTTATGTCAAAATAAAGCTGGCTGAGAAATTTATAAAATGGATGACTTCTGATAAGATTCAGCAGGCAATTGCAGATTACAGATTGCTGAATAAGAAGCTTTTTATACCTAATGCGAAGTGA